The genomic segment GCTGGGCACGGATACGATTTGTCCGGCGGCCATCACGCCCGCACGCGGGATAATCAAAACAAACAAAACCCACATCACGAGCGCAAGCAGAAATGAGACTGAAGAATTGCGCGTCAAGCTGGACATCAACACGCCGAATGCGATAAAAAAAGTGAAGAACAAAACCGACATGCCGATCAGCGCCGTTACTTTCAGCCAAAAGATATTGTCGGTGGGAACGCGATACAACATGATCAACAGAATGCCGAGCAGCACGGGGATGAGCAGCGGCAGCACCAGGCCCAGCCACGAGCCCAGGAATTTGGCGAGAATGTATTGCGCCCGCGGGATGGCGTTGGAGAACACCAGCTTGAGTGTGCCGCCTTCACGCTCGCCGTTGACCGCGTCGAAGGTGAAGAGAATGGCGAACAGCGACAGCACGACCTGCACGATGAAAACAAAATCAATGAAACGAAACACCGCAAAAATGGGATCATCGGAATAACTGCTGTTGCGCAGCTTGATCGATTCCATCGCATTCACCAGCGCCAGCCGGCCAATATCGTTGTTCACGCCGGATACCAGAATCTGCATGGCATCGGGCTGGCGATAGACGCGCGATGAGATGACGCGCCAGGATGATTGCTCGCGCATCTCCTGATCGTTGAGTTGCTGCGCGGCCTCATACTGCCGCACCGCGGCGCGATAATCCTGAATGCCGATGAAAATGCTCAACAGAATCAGCACGGCGCAGGTGGCAAATGTCGCGGCGAACTTCGGACTGAGCAGGATGGCTTTGAGTTCTTTTTGAATCAGGATTGCAAGCATATTCATTCCTTGTTATGCAGTAACGCCTTCAGGCGTAGAATACAAATTGCGGACAAGCCCCTGAAGGGGCGACTACGAACGAGCTAACGCAAATCATACCGCAAAAACGAGACGAATGCGCCGGCGAAAAAAACGACATTGAAAAAGACCAATAACCCAAAATCAAAAATCGCCGCTTGCACGGCGCGATTCAATGAAATCGCTTGATAAACGAAAGGCGGAATGGCGTGCGGATCTATGGGATTGCGCTTTTCTTCCTCCCCATCCGTGGTGCGAAACATCATCACGCGGCCGCCCATCAGACTGCCGCCAGTTTTCTCGCGAATGAACGAGGCATAGGCCTCCTGATATTTGCCGGCTTCCTCCAAATAATGTTCTTTCAACACTAAAGAGGTTCCCACCAGATTCGAAGAGGCCAGCGAGAAGGCCGCTGCGGGCGAAACACGCGCCAAATTGAACGCCACTTGCTCTTGCACCGCCTGCCGATTGCGGCGTTGTTCATTGAGGCGTGCAGAAAACTCCAGCATCTTCTTCTCACGCTCGTCCGCGATCTTTTGCATGAAGCTGTTAAATTGGTTCAATAACTGATCGGGCTTGTCGTTGGATTCGGGTTTGAAAGAGCCCATGGCCTTGCGGTCCGCCTCCCACAACTGTGCTTGATAGCGGCTCTTCTGCGAGGCGATTTCATCGACCGAGGGCACGGCCACGGCGCGGCCCGCCAGCAACACTGAAGCGCGCGGCACGATCAACACGGCTGCAATCCACACCACGAGCAGCAGCAAAAAGGAATGCGCCGAGCGATGCGTGCGCGTGGAAATAAAAACCGCCAACGTGAGAAACGCACCGAAATACAAAATTCCGGCGAGCACCACCAGCGCGAGCCGCAGCCAATCTTCGCTGGCCATGGGAATACCCATGAGCGGCAAGAGCAACGCGCCCAGCGCAATCGGAATCAACAATGGCACGGCGAGCGCGAGAAATGAGCCGATGATTTTGCCGAGAATATATTTCGCACGAGGAATGGCATTTGCGAAGGTAAGCTGGAGTGTGCCTCGTTCTTTCTCGCCGTTGATCGCGTCATACGCGAACAGAATGGCAAAGAGTGAAAGCACGATTTGAAAAATGAAATCCAAATCAAGAAAACGAAACACGGCAAAGACGGGATCATCGCTGTAGCGGCTGTCTTCGGCGCCGACTTCGCCGCGGCCATGTATCGTTGCGGTTCGGCCGATGTCGTTCGCAACGCCGGTGACCAACGCGGCTAGCGGATGCGGCGGCAAAAAGATGCGATGATTGCGCACCATCAGCCAGTCGGTGATGCCCTCCATCTGGCGCAGGTTTTCCGCGACCGCTGCGTCGTATTGCGCTTTGCTCACTTGATAATTCCGGCCGCCAACATAAAACGCGAGCAGAATCAACACCGCACACACACCGAAGGTGACGGCGAATTTGGTCGAACCGATGATCTCGCGCAGTTCTTTTTCAATGATAAGTTTGAGCATGGCTGGTTTTTGGTCGTTGGTTGCTTAATTTTTAGATCAAAGAGTTTATGAAATATTTGCCCGCTGCCATTTGCCCCTTGCCGAGTCAGTGCGGGTTCGTGCTGGGCGGCGAGGCCGGGCGCGCGCCTATGTCGGTGATGCCATGCGGCGCTTGCATAGCAACGTTGATTGCAAAACTCAGCCAGCGGCCATCTTTTTTAGCTTGCAGCAATACTTCGATGTCATATTCATTGGATTGCGTGACGCTGTGCAGTTTCAGTCCGCCGCTTTGTTCATAGAAAGCGATGTCTTGTTCCGCATTCTCCGGATTGCCGCCGTGCTCTTCATGAAAACGGCGCAACGCCGCAGGATTGCCGGTATTGAACGCGCGCACAAAGGCCGCCAGTGTTTTGCCGGCAGGCGTATTCGGCAAAGCGATGCCGGCATCAGGAGTTTCGCTGTTTGACGCGCCGCCGGAATCATTCGCAGCTTCGATCTCGCGCTGCACAATTGCGAGCGCCTGCTGCAATTGCTCACGTTCTTGCGGTTCTGTTGTTTTCGCCAAAACGCTTTTGAGCGCGGCCACATGCGCTGTTTGCAAAGCTTGTGATGCCGGCGTTTCGATATCAGGCTTTACGCCCGTGCCTTCCCAATTGGTTTTGGTGATGGGATTGATGGCACGCGCGAACGGCACCATGATCCTGAAATGATCATGCAAGCGCACCGGCATAACCGGATGCGCGCCGCCGCCGGTGGTTTCGCCGACAATTGTGGCGCGTTTCAAATTCTTGAGATTGTAGGTGAATTCCTCTGCAGCCGAAAACGTACGGCGACTCGTCAACACATAAACGTCTTTGCTTTCACCGTAGCGCTTGCCGGCAACCTGCGCGCGCGTCCAGTACTCTTGTGTTTTATTTGCTGTGCGCGAATAGATGTCATTGAGATGAACCGGCTTGTCGAACAAATAGCTTGACAACAACGCCACCATTTCCGGCTCGCCGCCGTTGTTGTTGCGCAGATCAATGATCAAGGCGCTGGCGTCCGCGACGAACGTCATTGCCGCAGCC from the Cytophagia bacterium CHB2 genome contains:
- a CDS encoding DUF3526 domain-containing protein; this translates as MNMLAILIQKELKAILLSPKFAATFATCAVLILLSIFIGIQDYRAAVRQYEAAQQLNDQEMREQSSWRVISSRVYRQPDAMQILVSGVNNDIGRLALVNAMESIKLRNSSYSDDPIFAVFRFIDFVFIVQVVLSLFAILFTFDAVNGEREGGTLKLVFSNAIPRAQYILAKFLGSWLGLVLPLLIPVLLGILLIMLYRVPTDNIFWLKVTALIGMSVLFFTFFIAFGVLMSSLTRNSSVSFLLALVMWVLFVLIIPRAGVMAAGQIVSVPSVAEIEGQQNGFEKASWDRHMKDMSERWRSRDAEMEGMSPEQREAYRDEHEWAWLEQEDTARKTMLKEINDFSIKLNEDLRNRKAQQERLGFALSRFSPASAYQLAAMNLAGTDLTLKTRYEDAMQNYRNTFTAFTEKKQKEAGGTGGIRITVDSDKGFSISSDRDKGSLDLSELPRFQAPAHSFADALAPTLMDWGVLALCTIVAFAGAFVVFLRYDVR
- a CDS encoding S41 family peptidase, giving the protein MSRPWHNGYSSIKHLYHQIVDKRRNKMRSTFQRRRILGIVVLASLGVFGAANLTRAQQAMEWSLDAKVRKVVIDGALQALHENYIFPEVAKQMEQAVRGRMKKKEYDKIADPGAFTNTLTAHLQEVSRDKHLRVSFSREVLPKRDHPRQETPEERERRRAFAAARNYGFEKVEHLSGNIGYLDLRGFMDAALAEETAAAAMTFVADASALIIDLRNNNGGEPEMVALLSSYLFDKPVHLNDIYSRTANKTQEYWTRAQVAGKRYGESKDVYVLTSRRTFSAAEEFTYNLKNLKRATIVGETTGGGAHPVMPVRLHDHFRIMVPFARAINPITKTNWEGTGVKPDIETPASQALQTAHVAALKSVLAKTTEPQEREQLQQALAIVQREIEAANDSGGASNSETPDAGIALPNTPAGKTLAAFVRAFNTGNPAALRRFHEEHGGNPENAEQDIAFYEQSGGLKLHSVTQSNEYDIEVLLQAKKDGRWLSFAINVAMQAPHGITDIGARPASPPSTNPH
- a CDS encoding ABC transporter permease, which codes for MLKLIIEKELREIIGSTKFAVTFGVCAVLILLAFYVGGRNYQVSKAQYDAAVAENLRQMEGITDWLMVRNHRIFLPPHPLAALVTGVANDIGRTATIHGRGEVGAEDSRYSDDPVFAVFRFLDLDFIFQIVLSLFAILFAYDAINGEKERGTLQLTFANAIPRAKYILGKIIGSFLALAVPLLIPIALGALLLPLMGIPMASEDWLRLALVVLAGILYFGAFLTLAVFISTRTHRSAHSFLLLLVVWIAAVLIVPRASVLLAGRAVAVPSVDEIASQKSRYQAQLWEADRKAMGSFKPESNDKPDQLLNQFNSFMQKIADEREKKMLEFSARLNEQRRNRQAVQEQVAFNLARVSPAAAFSLASSNLVGTSLVLKEHYLEEAGKYQEAYASFIREKTGGSLMGGRVMMFRTTDGEEEKRNPIDPHAIPPFVYQAISLNRAVQAAIFDFGLLVFFNVVFFAGAFVSFLRYDLR